From the genome of Denticeps clupeoides chromosome 4, fDenClu1.1, whole genome shotgun sequence, one region includes:
- the abcd4 gene encoding lysosomal cobalamin transporter ABCD4 isoform X2: protein MNLQTLDPRRHSGGVDFLTFYLSNFQRQFSVRFLHLLKSNMPSVGNVSAPSRKRPKLDVKFLQRLWRILRILFPCWSSQNALMFLTLLGVALLEQLIIYQVGVVPSRFYEVLSDKSIEAFKGLAAYAVLLILMNSTLKSLDQYICSLLYVSWRRSLTESLHKAYFHGRVYYTLNVLRKDIDNPDQRISQDGERLCKQMSTMASRLLISPFTLAYYTYQCFTSTGWIGLVSIFGYFVVGTITNKVLMGPIVSTLVEQERLEGDFRFKHMQIRVNAESAAFYRAGKVEHERTGRCFQNLLNTQRSLMNKEFWLYIGVNTFDYLGGILSYIVIAIPIFTGVYDELSPGELSALVSRNAFVCIYLINCFTQLIDLSTTLSDVAGYTHRGHLRLRQRPGAACWDVRHCVCPGPPLLQVPRLGRAAGGGPESPRLPGLPPAGGGQHGHRQDVPAACPQPPLGGVWWFCGGHHLLWTQRNPLPATEALPDGRDAAGAGHLPTEEHLSRFRGGGRRQDPAVPGAGRPVRTAEAHRWAGRGGGVELVRRAVSWRDAEALLRQALLSAAKIRSAGRSHQRPDGGGRGPAVPRLQAAGHDPGQPGPPQQPGEAPRLRVEAVRGRTLAAHPAEREVTGGPEGPGPRSHIRL from the exons ATGAATCTTCAGACTTTAGACCCTCGGCGACACTCAGGCGGCGTTgactttttaactttttatctTTCTAACTTTCAGCGCCAGTTCTCAGTTCGGtttttacatttgttaaaaAGTAACATGCCGTCGGTGGGAAATGTCAGTGCTCCAAGTCGGAAAAG ACCAAAGCTGGACGTGAAGTTTCTTCAGAGGTTGTGGCGCATCCTGAGGATCCTGTTCCCCTGCTGGAGCAGCCAGAACGCGCTGATGTTCCTCACCCTGCTCGGAGTCGCTCTCTTGG AACAGCTGATCATTTACCAGGTGGGGGTCGTTCCAAGCCGGTTCTACGAGGTCCTGTCTGATAAGAGCATCGAGGCGTTTAAGGGCCTGGCCGCGTACGCGGTTCTGCTGATCCTCATGAATTCCACG CTGAAGAGCCTGGACCAGTACATCTGCAGCCTGCTGTATGTGAGCTGGAGGAGATCTCTGACCGAGAGCCTCCACAAGGCGTACTTCCATGGGAGGGTCTACTACACCCTCAACGTGCTGCGCAAGGACATCGACAACCC GGACCAGCGGATCAGCCAGGACGGCGAGCGCCTCTGTAAGCAGATGAGCACGATGGCCAGCAGGCTGCTCATCTCCCCCTTCACCCTGGCCTACTACACCTACCAGTGCTTCACCAG CACCGGCTGGATCGGACTCGTCAGCATCTTCGGATACTTTGTCGTGGGAACCATAACCAACAAGGTCCTGATGGGACCCATCGTGTCCACGCTTGTGGAGCAGGAGAGGCTGGAGGGAGACTTCAG GTTCAAGCACATGCAGATCCGAGTGAACGCAGAGTCTGCAGCTTTCTACAG AGCCGGGAAAGTGGAACACGAGAGAACCGGCCGCTGCTTCCAGAACCTTCTGAACACTCAGAGGAGCCTGATGAACAAGGAGTTCTGGCTGTACA TTGGGGTGAACACCTTCGACTACCTGGGCGGGATCCTCAGCTACATCGTCATCGCCATTCCCATCTTCACTGGCGTGTATGACGAGCTCAGCCCGGGGGAGCTCAGCGCTTTAGTGAGCAGA AATGCGTTTGTGTGCATCTACCTGATTAACTGCTTCACGCAGCTGATAGACCTGTCCACCACGCTGTCCGACGTCGCCGGCTACACCCACAG GGGACACTTACGACTTCGACAG CGACCGGGAGCAGCATGCTGGGACGTCAGACACTGCGTTTGTCCTGGACCACCTCTCCTACAAGTCCCCCGTCTCGGACGAGCTGCTGGTGGAGGACCTGAGTCTCCGCGTCTCCCAgggctgccacctgctggtggtGGGCAACACGGGCACCGGCAAGACGTCCCTGCTGCGTGTCCTCAGCCACCTCTGGGAGGCGTGTGGTG GTTCTGTGGAGGTCACCACCTGCTTTGGACCCAGAGGAATCCTCTTCCTGCCACAGAAGCCCTACCTGACGGACGGGACGCTGCGGGAGCAG GTCATCTTCCCACTGAAGAACATTTATCCCGTTTCAG GGGCGGCGGACGACGCCAGGATCCTGCAGTGCCTGGAGCTGGCAGGCCTG TCCGGACTGCTGAAGCGCACCGGTGGGCTGGACGAGGCGGTGGAGTGGAACTG gtacGACGTGCTGTCTCCTGGCGAGATGCAGAGGCTCTGCTTCGCCAGGCTCTTCTATCTGCAGCCAAAATACGCAG TGCTGGACGAAGCCACCAGCGCCCTGACGGAGGAGGCCGAGGGCCAGCTGTACCGCGCCTGCAAGCAGCTGGGCATGACCCTGGTCAGCCTGGGCCACCGCAGCAGCCTGGAGAAG CACCACGACTGCGCGTTGAGGCTGTGCGGGGGCGGACGCTGGCTGCTCACCCAGCTGAAAGAGAAGTGACCGGAGGGCCCGAGGGGCCGGGCCCCCGAAGCCACATTCGTCTATAA
- the abcd4 gene encoding lysosomal cobalamin transporter ABCD4 isoform X3, protein MNSTLKSLDQYICSLLYVSWRRSLTESLHKAYFHGRVYYTLNVLRKDIDNPDQRISQDGERLCKQMSTMASRLLISPFTLAYYTYQCFTSTGWIGLVSIFGYFVVGTITNKVLMGPIVSTLVEQERLEGDFRFKHMQIRVNAESAAFYRAGKVEHERTGRCFQNLLNTQRSLMNKEFWLYIGVNTFDYLGGILSYIVIAIPIFTGVYDELSPGELSALVSRNAFVCIYLINCFTQLIDLSTTLSDVAGYTHRVGELREVMEAIIFKQCDYDPVSGDTYDFDSDREQHAGTSDTAFVLDHLSYKSPVSDELLVEDLSLRVSQGCHLLVVGNTGTGKTSLLRVLSHLWEACGGSVEVTTCFGPRGILFLPQKPYLTDGTLREQVIFPLKNIYPVSGAADDARILQCLELAGLSGLLKRTGGLDEAVEWNWYDVLSPGEMQRLCFARLFYLQPKYAVLDEATSALTEEAEGQLYRACKQLGMTLVSLGHRSSLEKHHDCALRLCGGGRWLLTQLKEK, encoded by the exons ATGAATTCCACG CTGAAGAGCCTGGACCAGTACATCTGCAGCCTGCTGTATGTGAGCTGGAGGAGATCTCTGACCGAGAGCCTCCACAAGGCGTACTTCCATGGGAGGGTCTACTACACCCTCAACGTGCTGCGCAAGGACATCGACAACCC GGACCAGCGGATCAGCCAGGACGGCGAGCGCCTCTGTAAGCAGATGAGCACGATGGCCAGCAGGCTGCTCATCTCCCCCTTCACCCTGGCCTACTACACCTACCAGTGCTTCACCAG CACCGGCTGGATCGGACTCGTCAGCATCTTCGGATACTTTGTCGTGGGAACCATAACCAACAAGGTCCTGATGGGACCCATCGTGTCCACGCTTGTGGAGCAGGAGAGGCTGGAGGGAGACTTCAG GTTCAAGCACATGCAGATCCGAGTGAACGCAGAGTCTGCAGCTTTCTACAG AGCCGGGAAAGTGGAACACGAGAGAACCGGCCGCTGCTTCCAGAACCTTCTGAACACTCAGAGGAGCCTGATGAACAAGGAGTTCTGGCTGTACA TTGGGGTGAACACCTTCGACTACCTGGGCGGGATCCTCAGCTACATCGTCATCGCCATTCCCATCTTCACTGGCGTGTATGACGAGCTCAGCCCGGGGGAGCTCAGCGCTTTAGTGAGCAGA AATGCGTTTGTGTGCATCTACCTGATTAACTGCTTCACGCAGCTGATAGACCTGTCCACCACGCTGTCCGACGTCGCCGGCTACACCCACAG ggttGGAGAGCTGCGTGAAGTGATGGAGGCCATCATCTTTAAACAATGTGACTATGACCCCGTATCAGGGGACACTTACGACTTCGACAG CGACCGGGAGCAGCATGCTGGGACGTCAGACACTGCGTTTGTCCTGGACCACCTCTCCTACAAGTCCCCCGTCTCGGACGAGCTGCTGGTGGAGGACCTGAGTCTCCGCGTCTCCCAgggctgccacctgctggtggtGGGCAACACGGGCACCGGCAAGACGTCCCTGCTGCGTGTCCTCAGCCACCTCTGGGAGGCGTGTGGTG GTTCTGTGGAGGTCACCACCTGCTTTGGACCCAGAGGAATCCTCTTCCTGCCACAGAAGCCCTACCTGACGGACGGGACGCTGCGGGAGCAG GTCATCTTCCCACTGAAGAACATTTATCCCGTTTCAG GGGCGGCGGACGACGCCAGGATCCTGCAGTGCCTGGAGCTGGCAGGCCTG TCCGGACTGCTGAAGCGCACCGGTGGGCTGGACGAGGCGGTGGAGTGGAACTG gtacGACGTGCTGTCTCCTGGCGAGATGCAGAGGCTCTGCTTCGCCAGGCTCTTCTATCTGCAGCCAAAATACGCAG TGCTGGACGAAGCCACCAGCGCCCTGACGGAGGAGGCCGAGGGCCAGCTGTACCGCGCCTGCAAGCAGCTGGGCATGACCCTGGTCAGCCTGGGCCACCGCAGCAGCCTGGAGAAG CACCACGACTGCGCGTTGAGGCTGTGCGGGGGCGGACGCTGGCTGCTCACCCAGCTGAAAGAGAAGTGA
- the abcd4 gene encoding lysosomal cobalamin transporter ABCD4 isoform X1, protein MNLQTLDPRRHSGGVDFLTFYLSNFQRQFSVRFLHLLKSNMPSVGNVSAPSRKRPKLDVKFLQRLWRILRILFPCWSSQNALMFLTLLGVALLEQLIIYQVGVVPSRFYEVLSDKSIEAFKGLAAYAVLLILMNSTLKSLDQYICSLLYVSWRRSLTESLHKAYFHGRVYYTLNVLRKDIDNPDQRISQDGERLCKQMSTMASRLLISPFTLAYYTYQCFTSTGWIGLVSIFGYFVVGTITNKVLMGPIVSTLVEQERLEGDFRFKHMQIRVNAESAAFYRAGKVEHERTGRCFQNLLNTQRSLMNKEFWLYIGVNTFDYLGGILSYIVIAIPIFTGVYDELSPGELSALVSRNAFVCIYLINCFTQLIDLSTTLSDVAGYTHRVGELREVMEAIIFKQCDYDPVSGDTYDFDSDREQHAGTSDTAFVLDHLSYKSPVSDELLVEDLSLRVSQGCHLLVVGNTGTGKTSLLRVLSHLWEACGGSVEVTTCFGPRGILFLPQKPYLTDGTLREQVIFPLKNIYPVSGAADDARILQCLELAGLSGLLKRTGGLDEAVEWNWYDVLSPGEMQRLCFARLFYLQPKYAVLDEATSALTEEAEGQLYRACKQLGMTLVSLGHRSSLEKHHDCALRLCGGGRWLLTQLKEK, encoded by the exons ATGAATCTTCAGACTTTAGACCCTCGGCGACACTCAGGCGGCGTTgactttttaactttttatctTTCTAACTTTCAGCGCCAGTTCTCAGTTCGGtttttacatttgttaaaaAGTAACATGCCGTCGGTGGGAAATGTCAGTGCTCCAAGTCGGAAAAG ACCAAAGCTGGACGTGAAGTTTCTTCAGAGGTTGTGGCGCATCCTGAGGATCCTGTTCCCCTGCTGGAGCAGCCAGAACGCGCTGATGTTCCTCACCCTGCTCGGAGTCGCTCTCTTGG AACAGCTGATCATTTACCAGGTGGGGGTCGTTCCAAGCCGGTTCTACGAGGTCCTGTCTGATAAGAGCATCGAGGCGTTTAAGGGCCTGGCCGCGTACGCGGTTCTGCTGATCCTCATGAATTCCACG CTGAAGAGCCTGGACCAGTACATCTGCAGCCTGCTGTATGTGAGCTGGAGGAGATCTCTGACCGAGAGCCTCCACAAGGCGTACTTCCATGGGAGGGTCTACTACACCCTCAACGTGCTGCGCAAGGACATCGACAACCC GGACCAGCGGATCAGCCAGGACGGCGAGCGCCTCTGTAAGCAGATGAGCACGATGGCCAGCAGGCTGCTCATCTCCCCCTTCACCCTGGCCTACTACACCTACCAGTGCTTCACCAG CACCGGCTGGATCGGACTCGTCAGCATCTTCGGATACTTTGTCGTGGGAACCATAACCAACAAGGTCCTGATGGGACCCATCGTGTCCACGCTTGTGGAGCAGGAGAGGCTGGAGGGAGACTTCAG GTTCAAGCACATGCAGATCCGAGTGAACGCAGAGTCTGCAGCTTTCTACAG AGCCGGGAAAGTGGAACACGAGAGAACCGGCCGCTGCTTCCAGAACCTTCTGAACACTCAGAGGAGCCTGATGAACAAGGAGTTCTGGCTGTACA TTGGGGTGAACACCTTCGACTACCTGGGCGGGATCCTCAGCTACATCGTCATCGCCATTCCCATCTTCACTGGCGTGTATGACGAGCTCAGCCCGGGGGAGCTCAGCGCTTTAGTGAGCAGA AATGCGTTTGTGTGCATCTACCTGATTAACTGCTTCACGCAGCTGATAGACCTGTCCACCACGCTGTCCGACGTCGCCGGCTACACCCACAG ggttGGAGAGCTGCGTGAAGTGATGGAGGCCATCATCTTTAAACAATGTGACTATGACCCCGTATCAGGGGACACTTACGACTTCGACAG CGACCGGGAGCAGCATGCTGGGACGTCAGACACTGCGTTTGTCCTGGACCACCTCTCCTACAAGTCCCCCGTCTCGGACGAGCTGCTGGTGGAGGACCTGAGTCTCCGCGTCTCCCAgggctgccacctgctggtggtGGGCAACACGGGCACCGGCAAGACGTCCCTGCTGCGTGTCCTCAGCCACCTCTGGGAGGCGTGTGGTG GTTCTGTGGAGGTCACCACCTGCTTTGGACCCAGAGGAATCCTCTTCCTGCCACAGAAGCCCTACCTGACGGACGGGACGCTGCGGGAGCAG GTCATCTTCCCACTGAAGAACATTTATCCCGTTTCAG GGGCGGCGGACGACGCCAGGATCCTGCAGTGCCTGGAGCTGGCAGGCCTG TCCGGACTGCTGAAGCGCACCGGTGGGCTGGACGAGGCGGTGGAGTGGAACTG gtacGACGTGCTGTCTCCTGGCGAGATGCAGAGGCTCTGCTTCGCCAGGCTCTTCTATCTGCAGCCAAAATACGCAG TGCTGGACGAAGCCACCAGCGCCCTGACGGAGGAGGCCGAGGGCCAGCTGTACCGCGCCTGCAAGCAGCTGGGCATGACCCTGGTCAGCCTGGGCCACCGCAGCAGCCTGGAGAAG CACCACGACTGCGCGTTGAGGCTGTGCGGGGGCGGACGCTGGCTGCTCACCCAGCTGAAAGAGAAGTGA
- the pak1ip1 gene encoding p21-activated protein kinase-interacting protein 1-like, with product MGLEIKIIAGSYEQITFGYRVRIDGEDWKAEPDFTHHAHTACLSALTCSDRFLATGSKDETIQLYDLRRKSEHGSLLHHDGSITCLEFYGSSHLLSGAEDGLLCVWSTKKWESLKSIKAHRGHVTSLSVHPSGKLALTVGTDKTLRTWNLIDGRSAFIKNIKENAHIVMWSSEGDKYVVVVDNKVDVYNLETASVTGSFSCPSRISSIRFLQNSHLAVAGDDEVVRFFNLSAGKCVCEFKAHKNRVKAIDTFPLDDALLLVTASNDGFIKMWKVHLEKISEPPALLLEVNTTARLTCLTIFQPGQESAEEPAAPPSTSSASEVLLEVSRKRRVRICPEEVVLEDDGSPPEAKKGKSKQKKAK from the exons ATGGGGCTTGAAATTAAGATCATCGCTGGAAGTTATGAGCAGATTACTTTCGGTTATCGTGTCCGCATTGATGGAGAG GACTGGAAGGCGGAGCCTGACTTCACGCACCACGCCCACACGGCCTGCCTGTCCGCTCTGACCTGCAGTGACCGCTTCCTGGCCACAGGCAGCAAGGACGAGACCATCCAGCTGTACGATCTGAGGAGGAAGAGCGAGCACGGCTCCTTACTGCACCATGACG GTTCCATCACCTGCCTGGAGTTTTACGGCTCGTCGCACCTACTCAGTGGCGCGGAGGACggccttctgtgtgtgtggagcaccAAGAAGTGGGAGAGTCTGAAAAGCATTAAAGCCCACAG GGGCCACGTGACCTCACTCTCTGTCCACCCGTCTGGAAAACTTGCGCTGACTGTTGGTACAGATAAGACACTCAG AACATGGAATCTCATTGATGGCAGATCAGCTTTCATCaagaacattaaagaaa ATGCCCACATAGTCATGTGGTCTTCAGAAGGGGACAAGTACGTGGTGGTTGTGGATAATAAAGTGGACGTGTATAACCTGGAGACGGCCTCAGTGACTGGAAGCTTCTCCTGTCCCAGCAGGATCTCCTCCATCAGGTTTCTACAG AACTCCCATCTGGCGGTGGCTGGAGACGATGAGGTTGTCCGGTTCTTTAACCTGAGCgcagggaagtgtgtgtgtgaattcaaGGCCCACAAAAACAG GGTGAAAGCTATCGACACGTTCCCCCTGGACGACGCCTTGCTTCTTGTGACAGCGTCAAATGATGGTTTCATCAAGATGTGGAAAGTCCACCTGGAAAAG ATTTCAGAGCCGCCGGCTCTCCTGCTGGAGGTCAACACCACGGCCAGGCTCACCTGTCTGACCATCTTTCAGCCGGGGCAGGAGAGCGCTGAGGAGCCAGCAGCTCCACCATCGACATCGTCAG CTAGCGAAGTCCTCCTGGAGGTGTCCAGGAAGAGACGGGTGAGGATCTGTCCAGAGGAGGTGGTCCTGGAGGATGACGGCAGCCCCCCAGAAGCCAAAAAAGGCAAATCGAAGCAAAAGAAAGCGAAATAA